In a single window of the Deinococcus reticulitermitis genome:
- a CDS encoding transposase yields the protein RRKGIKRAIRIRKNAVVDELRVDAWFGDLQVGDVRCLAERANVYGEVMQVVATRSPAGDLVAIATDFSVWDTCVLYRARWSVECTFASLKGRGFDLERTGITRPDRLERLFGLVILAWVSCLRVGVWRQAQVPIKVKAHGRSAMSLVRYGAEQLCNALRWNLPGLPELIRLLSTPFHAPGAA from the coding sequence AGACGCAAGGGCATCAAACGGGCCATCCGCATCCGAAAGAACGCCGTGGTCGACGAGCTGCGCGTGGACGCTTGGTTCGGTGATCTGCAAGTCGGGGACGTGCGTTGCCTGGCCGAGCGAGCGAACGTCTACGGGGAGGTGATGCAGGTCGTGGCCACCAGGTCACCCGCGGGTGACCTGGTGGCGATCGCCACGGATTTCAGCGTCTGGGACACCTGTGTTCTGTACCGGGCTCGCTGGTCGGTGGAATGTACGTTCGCCAGCCTCAAGGGCAGAGGGTTTGACCTGGAGCGGACAGGCATCACCCGACCGGACCGACTGGAACGCCTGTTCGGGCTGGTCATCCTGGCCTGGGTCAGCTGCCTGCGGGTCGGTGTGTGGCGCCAGGCGCAGGTTCCGATCAAGGTGAAGGCCCATGGCCGATCGGCCATGAGCCTCGTGCGGTACGGCGCCGAACAGCTGTGCAACGCACTGCGCTGGAACCTGCCCGGGTTACCCGAACTGATCAGGCTGCTGAGCACGCCGTTTCACGCACCAGGCGCGGCTTGA